A region of Cardinium endosymbiont of Sogatella furcifera DNA encodes the following proteins:
- the era gene encoding GTPase Era: MMRMDEANNEYKSGFVAIIGKPNAGKSTLMNLLIGEQLAITHSKAQTTRHKLHGIISGQNFQIVYIDTPGMITPAYPLQTAMMEAVKVAHADADLIIWLVDVNDFEAEFFENRTKKPILLVLNKVDLITAGQLDTAMAYWRHHHPDLSILPISAIKNKNIDALMQQIVQWLPIHPPYYPEATLTDKPERFFVQEIIRKKILGQYHQEIPYSVEVVIDAFKEMENLIKIRSIIHVERQTQKGILIGQRGDALKKLGIAAREALENFFQKKIFLEQRVKVTPDWRKNRLLLKRFGYPTVLKKKDGKQ; this comes from the coding sequence ATGATGCGTATGGATGAAGCTAACAATGAATATAAGTCTGGTTTTGTAGCCATTATTGGCAAACCCAATGCAGGCAAATCTACCTTAATGAACCTATTGATCGGTGAGCAACTGGCCATTACCCATTCCAAGGCACAAACGACACGCCATAAACTCCATGGGATTATTTCTGGCCAAAACTTTCAAATTGTATATATAGATACACCAGGTATGATTACACCTGCTTATCCGCTACAAACAGCTATGATGGAAGCGGTAAAAGTCGCGCATGCAGATGCGGACCTGATCATCTGGCTAGTAGATGTCAATGACTTTGAGGCCGAGTTTTTTGAAAACCGCACCAAAAAGCCGATCCTATTGGTATTGAATAAAGTAGATTTAATCACAGCGGGCCAACTCGATACAGCAATGGCCTATTGGCGCCACCACCACCCAGACCTATCTATCCTACCGATATCAGCGATAAAAAATAAAAACATCGATGCACTCATGCAACAAATCGTTCAATGGTTGCCCATTCACCCTCCCTATTATCCAGAAGCAACCTTAACAGACAAACCAGAACGATTTTTTGTACAGGAAATCATACGTAAAAAAATACTAGGCCAATACCATCAAGAAATACCCTACAGTGTAGAAGTAGTGATAGATGCCTTTAAGGAAATGGAAAACCTGATTAAAATCCGATCGATTATACATGTAGAGCGCCAAACCCAGAAAGGTATTCTCATCGGCCAAAGAGGGGATGCGCTGAAAAAGTTAGGGATAGCAGCTAGGGAGGCATTAGAAAACTTTTTTCAAAAGAAAATCTTCCTAGAACAACGTGTGAAGGTTACCCCAGACTGGCGCAAAAATCGATTGCTCTTAAAAAGATTTGGTTATCCAACGGTTCTAAAAAAGAAAGATGGAAAGCAATAG
- the murI gene encoding glutamate racemase — MYSHPNKHAPIAIYDSGIGGLTIASAIQALLPQESIHYIGDTKNLPYGEKGSMALCGYVEQVVNFCLRKGYKLLVMACNTATAAAVHYLPTYLKTKEMAVINVIDPIISYLYRTNRYKQIGLIGTKYTVASGIYTERLRPTGIRLTALATPLLVPMVNACFNGKKVDYRLVHYYLSQLKHLDALIPACTHYLFLSKTLKSILRAQDQKAVEVIDAAGLTALAAKQLLTKQNLLSHTAKKLPDCFMATALTPSFQNATEQLFGQTPIAINLTDDTESAG; from the coding sequence GTGTATTCCCATCCCAATAAGCATGCGCCTATTGCTATTTATGACAGTGGTATAGGTGGTTTGACCATTGCTAGCGCCATTCAAGCACTTTTGCCACAAGAATCAATCCATTATATCGGAGATACGAAAAACTTACCTTATGGCGAGAAGGGGTCTATGGCGTTATGTGGTTATGTAGAGCAAGTAGTCAATTTTTGCTTACGTAAAGGCTATAAACTGCTGGTAATGGCTTGCAACACCGCTACGGCTGCTGCAGTGCACTACTTACCTACTTATCTGAAAACGAAAGAAATGGCTGTGATCAATGTAATTGATCCAATTATCAGCTACCTTTATAGAACCAACCGTTATAAACAGATAGGCCTTATAGGCACCAAGTATACCGTGGCATCTGGCATCTACACAGAACGATTGCGCCCCACTGGGATCAGACTTACAGCGCTGGCCACGCCCCTATTGGTTCCGATGGTAAACGCTTGTTTTAATGGAAAAAAGGTAGATTACCGTTTGGTACATTATTATTTAAGTCAACTTAAACATTTAGATGCCCTCATCCCAGCTTGTACCCATTATCTATTTTTAAGCAAAACATTAAAAAGCATTTTAAGGGCACAAGATCAAAAAGCAGTTGAGGTAATAGACGCAGCAGGGCTTACCGCATTAGCGGCCAAGCAATTGCTCACCAAACAGAATCTCTTAAGCCACACAGCAAAAAAGCTACCGGATTGTTTTATGGCCACCGCATTAACCCCATCCTTTCAAAATGCCACGGAACAACTATTTGGCCAAACCCCTATAGCCATTAACCTAACGGATGATACGGAATCAGCAGGCTAA
- the rlmB gene encoding 23S rRNA (guanosine(2251)-2'-O)-methyltransferase RlmB, translated as MNPSQKASDTPLKFIFGCRAIIEIIRAGQTIDKVFFQNKLKTACVKELYNLVRQHEIPFSYVPIEKLARMVRGNHQGVVAILSPIVFTPLDGLVQATFEKGKAPLIVVLDGVTDVHNVGAIARTALCMGVDALVLPTQGSAALTGAAMKTSAGALATLPICRVADLSKALRYLQASGLTLLACHAQAAQLLYKVDLTLPTALLLGGEGSGIAAKHLSIATHHICIPMQGPIASFNVSVAAGIMLYEVFRQRLV; from the coding sequence ATGAACCCCTCTCAAAAAGCATCTGACACTCCATTGAAGTTCATTTTTGGCTGTAGGGCAATTATAGAAATCATACGTGCGGGCCAGACGATTGATAAAGTTTTTTTTCAAAATAAACTAAAAACAGCGTGCGTAAAGGAATTGTATAACCTGGTGCGTCAACATGAAATTCCTTTTAGTTATGTGCCCATTGAAAAATTGGCGCGCATGGTGCGTGGCAACCACCAAGGTGTCGTAGCCATCTTATCACCTATTGTCTTTACCCCTTTAGATGGCTTGGTGCAAGCCACTTTTGAAAAAGGGAAAGCCCCTTTAATCGTGGTACTCGATGGCGTAACAGATGTACATAATGTAGGCGCTATTGCTCGTACTGCGCTTTGTATGGGTGTGGATGCATTGGTACTACCTACCCAGGGCAGTGCTGCTTTAACAGGTGCAGCAATGAAAACCTCAGCAGGTGCATTGGCCACCTTGCCCATCTGTCGCGTAGCAGATTTAAGTAAGGCCTTGCGTTATTTACAAGCCAGTGGATTAACCCTATTGGCTTGTCATGCACAAGCTGCACAACTCTTATACAAGGTAGACTTAACCCTCCCTACTGCACTGCTTTTAGGTGGAGAAGGATCAGGTATAGCGGCAAAACATTTAAGCATAGCTACACATCATATTTGCATTCCTATGCAAGGCCCTATTGCTTCTTTTAATGTCTCTGTGGCAGCTGGTATTATGCTTTACGAAGTATTTCGGCAACGTTTGGTATAA
- the yidD gene encoding membrane protein insertion efficiency factor YidD — MSKFPNWLALFSRLLSRLCGLAIAIYQYCIAPLYPPVCRFQPSCSHYAKAAFANYGLRKGMLLTLRRLLRCHPWGGSGYDPLDRF; from the coding sequence ATGTCAAAATTCCCAAATTGGTTGGCGCTATTTTCCAGGCTTCTGAGCCGATTGTGTGGTTTGGCTATTGCCATTTATCAATACTGTATTGCCCCCTTGTATCCGCCTGTCTGTCGTTTTCAACCCAGCTGTTCGCATTATGCAAAAGCAGCTTTTGCCAACTATGGCTTGCGCAAAGGTATGCTGCTGACCTTACGTAGGCTGCTCCGTTGCCATCCTTGGGGAGGTAGTGGGTATGATCCATTAGACCGCTTTTAG
- a CDS encoding sodium:solute symporter family protein — MLCFDVSLWIVATFLLLTLLVAIYFSRKKTSFREYAVGSKQFSTATLVFTVLATLYGGGGLVRNVECVHGMGLSWMMLTWLSSFGLWVVSRLAVRMGPFMHHLSVAETIGHIYGRYPSMLAAFVGICSAIFSITMQITVMSQAIGICFQAVNPYIVSILTTLLLIFYSTFGGIRAVAFTDVLQFITFAVVIPILAWFMFLKVDKPVSTLLPMLQSHTKFQCSHVFHFDSQLVGTFLLFLSLMASSILPQLMQRVYMSSGPMQAQTVFSYATIFSMVLSIFIILIGLFTFLGAPDLSKEAIWGYIVAHTPPVFKGLLAISLLAMAMSTADSCLNACAIMVSHDIVKGLYNGQEVADALQVKIARWTTLVVGLLAMVLAFYCNDLLQLLYWGLASLVPVVTAPFVLAILGFRGTSRTALIGMVTGVLIILVWNKWVHAFIRWDGSFLAMVANGLAMMAAHYLFKQPKSVGWVEPDNEFKQMQQAHARQRAERKEAIKNAWMNRKVTLAKLRPSDRTLCLTGLYMIITTVLGYWFIKPDHIYWAIYQGLLGAIFTAYSLFARYKTFFSQVSPSWFIGLCWLIGLVVYLPANLLWHWWNLVDPVFSASLSLAHYAVILWVLPLYLGIGVVAIVCVVAIYPISVGLSFSALSSLFPLFMVTLLVVAIIICCKAKMGDYMVQNFYLKNQDKIRASQKLKESLYDLSTVPSTPPNASKGYGAILEQVIGKVEQSVSFLDSSMPLYKEDFQGIINKLYDWAAYFNKREKAKEHALLQPTKIALDKLVRKVEFALSQEVADPPRLLVEHKKASTGEASSYIVCDINQVVYVLVQAVLRVSRLEGVCAPIVGIQLHHTAFQFKQAEPFEGSYPSFMLFPATAFVVSQVPIASEQLPKVKDLYDDRVDVMGPRGRKETPPSIDLQQETISSIVGAHYGYLEYGLDGQQPTLLLVLPSDLNEMLSKITVKLPIDCLTSDTPVTPKEQADSMMELMQFHDHVSQFSHDMDPIDAGTISDLLLLLRQHFGFKRHASGQLFYVRAVGIAKLVVEWVFHSPKVIYAALLYELVRHTCLPLSYVREHYNLGVYAFVLNILGVDKRKELHHPSLLYLENRLEKAIKEDHMQLSVLFVKFAERLYDLRYAAGYNHVEEVAHMVQETLAIDVKLANEYLGVEIGEALENAAKQALKMCKDKSKDKDKDR; from the coding sequence ATGCTCTGTTTTGATGTTTCGCTATGGATAGTGGCTACTTTTTTATTGTTAACCTTGTTGGTAGCCATTTATTTTAGTAGGAAAAAAACTTCTTTTCGAGAATATGCAGTAGGGAGTAAACAATTTTCTACCGCTACCTTAGTTTTCACTGTATTGGCTACTTTGTATGGAGGAGGAGGGCTAGTGCGTAATGTAGAGTGTGTGCATGGTATGGGCTTATCGTGGATGATGCTCACCTGGTTGTCTTCTTTTGGTTTATGGGTTGTGAGTAGATTGGCTGTACGTATGGGGCCATTTATGCACCACCTCTCTGTTGCCGAAACGATAGGCCATATTTATGGTAGATATCCCAGTATGCTAGCTGCATTTGTGGGTATCTGTAGCGCTATTTTTAGTATTACGATGCAAATTACGGTAATGTCCCAGGCTATTGGTATCTGTTTTCAGGCAGTTAATCCCTATATCGTGTCTATCCTGACCACCTTACTCCTTATTTTTTATTCTACCTTTGGTGGCATTCGTGCCGTTGCCTTTACAGATGTATTGCAGTTTATAACCTTTGCGGTTGTTATTCCTATTCTCGCTTGGTTTATGTTTTTAAAAGTAGATAAACCCGTTTCCACCCTTTTGCCTATGCTGCAGAGTCACACTAAATTTCAATGTAGTCATGTGTTTCATTTTGATAGCCAATTGGTGGGCACCTTCTTACTTTTTTTATCGCTGATGGCTTCTTCTATATTGCCCCAACTGATGCAGCGGGTCTATATGTCTTCTGGTCCCATGCAAGCACAGACCGTTTTTTCGTATGCCACCATCTTTAGTATGGTGCTATCCATTTTTATTATTCTCATTGGCCTATTTACTTTTCTAGGGGCACCTGATCTATCAAAAGAGGCCATTTGGGGGTATATAGTGGCCCATACGCCACCTGTTTTTAAAGGATTACTTGCGATTAGCTTACTGGCTATGGCGATGTCTACCGCAGATTCTTGTTTAAATGCTTGTGCGATTATGGTGAGTCATGATATAGTCAAAGGGCTATATAACGGGCAAGAGGTGGCTGATGCGCTTCAGGTGAAGATCGCACGGTGGACTACACTAGTGGTAGGTCTATTGGCTATGGTACTCGCCTTTTACTGCAATGACTTATTGCAGTTGCTCTATTGGGGGCTTGCTTCTCTTGTGCCTGTCGTAACGGCGCCTTTTGTTTTGGCTATTTTAGGCTTTCGAGGTACCTCACGTACCGCTTTGATTGGTATGGTTACAGGTGTACTCATTATTTTAGTTTGGAACAAATGGGTGCATGCCTTCATAAGGTGGGATGGTTCTTTTTTGGCTATGGTAGCCAATGGTCTGGCTATGATGGCTGCCCACTATCTATTCAAGCAACCCAAAAGTGTAGGGTGGGTTGAACCAGATAACGAGTTTAAACAAATGCAACAAGCGCATGCGCGGCAGAGGGCAGAACGTAAAGAAGCCATTAAAAATGCTTGGATGAATCGAAAAGTTACCTTGGCTAAGTTGAGACCCAGTGATCGTACACTATGTTTAACCGGACTCTATATGATTATTACCACTGTTCTGGGATATTGGTTTATTAAGCCAGATCACATTTATTGGGCTATATACCAGGGACTTTTGGGTGCTATTTTTACCGCTTATAGCTTATTTGCACGTTATAAAACGTTTTTTAGCCAAGTAAGCCCAAGTTGGTTCATTGGTTTATGTTGGTTGATAGGTTTGGTGGTTTATCTTCCTGCCAACCTACTTTGGCATTGGTGGAACCTAGTAGATCCTGTTTTTAGTGCCTCTTTATCCTTGGCCCATTATGCTGTAATCTTATGGGTATTGCCGCTCTATCTGGGTATAGGGGTTGTAGCGATTGTATGCGTAGTAGCCATTTATCCGATCTCTGTTGGATTGTCCTTTTCTGCCTTATCCTCTCTGTTTCCGTTGTTTATGGTAACCCTACTTGTGGTGGCTATTATTATTTGTTGTAAAGCTAAAATGGGTGATTATATGGTGCAAAATTTTTACCTAAAAAATCAAGATAAAATTAGGGCATCTCAAAAATTAAAGGAATCCCTTTATGACTTGTCTACGGTTCCCTCTACTCCGCCCAATGCCTCTAAAGGTTATGGTGCTATTTTAGAACAAGTAATAGGTAAAGTAGAGCAATCTGTTTCCTTTTTAGATAGCAGTATGCCCCTATATAAAGAGGATTTTCAGGGTATTATCAATAAACTATATGATTGGGCTGCCTATTTTAATAAAAGAGAAAAGGCCAAAGAGCATGCCTTATTGCAGCCTACTAAGATTGCCCTAGATAAGTTGGTGCGTAAGGTGGAATTTGCTTTGTCTCAAGAGGTGGCTGATCCGCCTAGGCTGCTTGTGGAGCACAAGAAAGCGTCTACGGGAGAGGCATCCTCCTATATTGTATGTGATATCAATCAGGTAGTATATGTATTGGTTCAGGCTGTTCTACGGGTGAGTAGGTTAGAGGGTGTTTGTGCACCTATTGTTGGCATACAACTGCACCACACTGCCTTTCAATTTAAGCAAGCAGAGCCTTTTGAAGGCAGTTACCCTTCATTTATGCTTTTCCCAGCTACTGCCTTTGTAGTAAGTCAGGTGCCTATTGCTTCTGAGCAACTGCCTAAAGTCAAAGACCTCTATGATGATAGGGTCGATGTGATGGGTCCTCGAGGAAGGAAGGAAACACCACCATCCATAGACCTTCAGCAAGAAACCATATCCAGTATTGTCGGTGCCCATTATGGTTATTTGGAATATGGTCTTGATGGGCAGCAACCCACGCTACTCCTGGTACTGCCTAGTGATCTCAATGAGATGCTTAGTAAGATCACGGTAAAGCTACCTATAGATTGCTTAACCTCAGACACCCCTGTTACCCCTAAGGAACAGGCCGATTCCATGATGGAGTTAATGCAGTTCCATGACCATGTCTCTCAATTTTCTCATGACATGGATCCTATTGATGCAGGTACGATTTCAGACTTGCTTTTATTACTCAGACAGCACTTTGGCTTTAAGCGGCATGCTTCGGGTCAATTGTTTTATGTACGTGCGGTAGGGATTGCTAAACTAGTGGTAGAATGGGTTTTCCACTCTCCTAAAGTCATTTATGCTGCTTTGCTCTATGAATTGGTACGTCATACCTGTTTGCCACTTTCTTATGTCAGGGAACACTATAATTTAGGTGTCTATGCCTTTGTATTAAATATACTAGGGGTAGATAAACGAAAAGAGTTGCACCATCCTTCTTTGCTTTACCTGGAAAATCGATTAGAGAAGGCGATCAAAGAAGATCACATGCAGCTTTCTGTATTGTTTGTCAAGTTCGCTGAGCGGCTCTATGATCTACGCTACGCTGCGGGCTATAACCATGTAGAAGAAGTAGCGCATATGGTCCAAGAAACACTTGCGATAGATGTTAAATTGGCTAATGAATATTTAGGTGTAGAGATAGGGGAGGCATTGGAAAATGCCGCTAAACAGGCACTAAAGATGTGTAAAGATAAAAGCAAAGACAAGGATAAGGATCGTTAA